Sequence from the Argopecten irradians isolate NY chromosome 12, Ai_NY, whole genome shotgun sequence genome:
ACCTATGGTCTATACAGAGTTTATATAGTAcaagtgacaagtaaatgtagatatatagaATGTAGATTCCATATGAagacagtttaatgcttaaagaACAATACTTATTTCTGCGGTGACTTAATTTCGTGTTTTCAAGCCAAACAATTTTTTCGCGCCAATTTAATTTATAAGTTATAATGTACCGTGTTTCATGCTTTTTTGCGGCAAATATTTTTCCAGATTTCTAATCATCCATGAGATACATGAAATTTAATTCAGAACTTGGTTTATGGTGGTGTTATCATTTCAGTTTTCTTTGTTGTCTTTCTAGAAAAAAGTGATAAGATTTTCTGAAAACCTCATGTGTGTTATGACCCTACCTGTCACCGTAGAAAATGTCTCTGTGTCCTTGACAATCCTGATAAGTGTTGCCAAGGCCAAGGTCGTGACCTCTGGTGAATGGTCCTCCCTCAGATCAGTGCACACCTCAAGTGTACTTTTCTTATACAGATCAAACAACAGGGACCTGGAAATAACGCAGTATCTTTTGTACAATGTCTACGGTTTttataccacagggacctgagaaTAATGAACATGTAGCTATCTGGCCCCATTTTCACAAACATTGCTTTGTTATGGAAATGCTTTAATTAAAATTcaccataggaaagcattaaagGTTTTTTCTCTTATGTGGAATCTTGAGTTAAGGAGTCTCCTTAAAAAGGTAAAAAGGTAAAGGCCAtttcttaaatatatattgtatagaaAAGTGTTTATCTATCAAATTGAAATGAATCTCCTAatgttaatgtaatgttaatgtAATGTTATAGCTTGATTTTCGAATGCATGAATGACCTCCTCATAAACAATATTTGGTCTCCATGCTGTATTAAATCTACCAGGTAACACCAAATCAGACAGATAGTCTGCACTTACTTGTATCTCACAGCATCAATGAGGCTGATGAGAAAGGTGGGATCAACATCCATCAAAGTTttacttttttcaaaatgtttggtCACAAAATCAAGGACCTTAGGTAAGGCACCACTTTTTTCTGTCAGGAAACGCAGTGGATGGTCCAGGATGTCCAATGCGAAAGAATCACGATCATCCAACACCAGACCACTCAGGAAGTTTACAATCTACAACAGTACATCAGACTCAGTAAATTTACAATAGttcatgtacattaaaatgtgACATATAATTGAAATGGAGATGTACTGTACAAACTAAATcatcattaaaatttaaaatccaTCAATTGAACATGCACACTTTAGAGATTTCTCTTAGAATTCAAGTGTGAAAACCATCTTTTTTTTCTACTTCAGTGCATGCTTCATAAACTAAATGTTTCTAATTCGAAAAACTATCACCTCAAAACACTCGtgaaatttcataatagacttgtctagtctttgatttagaaccTTCAGATTAGTGCCCTGTACAGGATtgtgtagtccgctaaacctgcctatatttttaaaatggttttttaaatttttttttcgcctaatatatagtctgtatattaggcaaaaaaaggaaataaataaaaaaaaataataatataggcaggtttagcggactaaggaTTGTGCTGTACAATTTTACAGAGACATTGTACACTTACAGTAAGATACATGACTTTGATGAGGAACGGGACGTCAGGTTCTCTGTAGAACTCATGTCCCCTGTTAGTAATAATCAGACCAGACAAGATTTTTTTAAACGACTGATTGAACATCAGCAACCTTCAGATTAGTGCCCTGTACAGGATtgtgtagtccgctaaacctgcctatatttttaaaatggttttttaatttttttttcgcctaatatatagtctgtatattaggcaaaaaaaggaaataaataaaaaaaaataataatataggcaggtttagcggactaaggaGTGTGCTGTACAATGTTACAGAGACATTGTACACTTACAGTAAGATACATGACTTTGATGAGGAACGGGACGTCAGGTTCTCTGTAGAACTGCGGACTGACTTGATGAGACGGTGATGAACTTGCTGCCCTGGATGGTGAGACATCACCTATGTCTTTGTTGACAGCCTTGGTATCGCTGTGAGACTCTGTGCTGCCCACTACACATGTCATACCCTGTCGTCCATCTGTAGTACTGACTATCGTCCCATGGCAACTGTTGTTAACTTGTCCAGGAATTTCATCATGACTTCTCCCTGCTAAATCAACACCACTTTGTTGTCCATTATGGCTTGGTTCAGATTTATCACATGTCTCAAACACATCATCATCGTCCATCATTTCTCCATTACTAAACACGCCGTCAGAATCTCCTGAGAAACAATCAGGACTTAATATCTCTGTCTTTTGCACAACCAGGATTGGCTCATCACCGTAACATACATCTACACGACTTGACTTATTTCTTAATTTTCGTCTAACAGCTTCTCCGCCAATGGCACAGATATCATCCTCGTCCTCATCCTCCTCTTCATCTGTAGATGAATCAGCAGACTCCTCACAGTCTTCGTCAGGAAAGCGCACTTTTTTCTCCGGACCAGTCAGCTCAGCCCCGACATGTTTAAGTATGCCCTTGGTGTTGCTGTCCTCTACTTTAACCTTGAGGAAGGTCGTAGGAGTAGTGAGGTCTTGTACACTGACAGGAGAGGATGTGCCCTCTGTCAACTCGCCATCAGAATCCCCCTCAGGTGATGCGTCATGTTGCTGGATCCATACCTTCTTCTTCAATCTGTCAAAGTTGAATTTCAAAGTTTATAAACAATTTGGGAAGCAAGAACACAATGCATATTGTTATGAAATATAACTGAATATGCAATACACGAAATTTCAACTATAGAGTGCCAATAGAGGGAGCTATAGTCTATAATAACATTCGCGTACATAATTGTAATATTGAAAGATGTCAAGTATTTAAAGACTAACAGGCAAACTGAAAAGAAAGTATCAGTTTTCTGCGTAGAATGTGAAATGTGCAAGACTTACGTGATCTGAGTCATCTTTGAGTAATTGAAGAGAAATCTGCGCCCATCAGTTTTGATTGTGATGTTGTCAGGGAAAGTCTGTAATGACCTTTGTACAACCTGTATAGCATTTTCAAACAGGTGACACAGCAGTTTCTCATACTTCTCCACCGCCTCATTAATATCAGGAGTGGAATCTGTAGGAAAAGATATTCATGGATTTGGAAATTTCgttttcaaatatatgtataaatgatttgttttaaaagcTGATATTCAGACAAAACCTTAATCACATCATTTAAACATTCAAAGTTGAAAtgcttaaaaaaaaaaaaaaaaaaaaaaaatcatgttatacATTTGCACACTAAATGCTCTTTTTGAAAGggcttaaaatatatttctataaaaacaaatttgactTAAACACGAACTTTTATTTATTGATCatgcattgttattcatttcaaaaacaaatttaagatacaGCTAGTGTCAAGTTTTATGGACAAGGCATATTGactatatttataatattgacTATATGTACAAGTCTCCAGATCCTAGAGCCAAACAGTAATCTAGTCCTCCTTTGAAGTTGTAAGATACCAGTCTGAGAGATCACTTAAAATAAGAATTTTGAAGATTCATACAATCACTTATCTTTTACATGACAAACACAGAATGCCTCTGTAATTGACATACCTAAGTCCAGTAGATTGTCCAACATCTCCTGTAGTGTTGATGTGAGATTGGCCAGAGTCCGACAGCCTGACTGTGTGATATTGACGTCGTTCTTGTGATAATTCATTGCTCTAAGTATCATCTCCAAACCAGTCTCTCTCAGGGGTAACTGAAACACGAACCAATTAGAGAAAACCTAAGAGAGGCAGCCAGGTCTCTAACTACCAAGTTTTTTATGCCACAGGATTACTCATGTTTTAGAGCCTAAATTGCCCAGAAAGAACTACTACATGTAATATGGGGCAAAATCTCTTGGTACTGGAAATGCCATCCCACATTATCACACCcagatatacaaaatatacactgAAGTCATTTTGATTCTCGATCACCAAATCCAAATAGATTAAATTACCATATGGCAAAAATCTACAAGTGAAAACAAAATCTTATCTAGCATCTTCAATTAGAATGTTGAAGTACAATCTATGAGGAAAAAAGTGCACAATATTACTTATATGTTGTGCAAATGGTGCATGACATATTCTCCCTCTTTGTCAGTCCTTTCCGGTTGGTAACCCTGATTTAATCATTGTGAACCCTGCAGACAGCTTTGGTGAAGGTTATTACGTTACCAATGTGTGCCCCAACAATTAATGGGGAGATAACTTTATTTACCTTGTGCCGTATGTTAGGTCTGTAGGTGGCCACACGAGCCAGGATGTCCAGGCCATACTCCTGCACTTCTTCATCCTTCAGATAGACAGCCATGGTACCCAATATGGCCGCCGAGGCCTGACATTGGATCATGGTGGTCAGGTTGCTAGGGAAGTGGCTAAATGTCCTTAGCAACTTTACACACAGCACAACATGGCTCAAAGGATCCTGAAAAATGCCAATTTTAACTGTATAAATATGTCATCAAAAATGAGAGTTATTTGATCTAACTCCCTTCTGACAGCCTTTAATACTCAAACTACCAGTTGgtaataaaactttaaacatGCAAGTACATTGGGCCTCTTAGACTTCTCAAAATCTTGAGTTTCTTCATCAATTGATTTTCCATGAATAACACTCAAATTATGATCCTAAAATAATGCAGAAATAAATGTCAGTTGCTAAGGAAAACAGTATTTCACAACTTTCACAAAAACCTTAGTGAATGCTGATGCCAGGGTGATTCCATAAGCCTCTTAGGTAGGTGAGCTTTTTATTTATAgtcttttaaaatgaaaaaagacaagatgtacattaattttgtttctaaAAGAAGGAAgctgaattaacaaaatatattgaaagaaaACTGGAAGATATGTAAAACACTACATCTTATCAAGATAAACAACCAGAGTAAGTTCTATCTATTTTACCAAAATTTGCCTCAACAGTTCTACTAGAAGTTTGACGGCTGGCCTGTGCATTGGTCGATCTCTCTCTGACTCTGGCATCTCTTCCAGCTTCTCTGATGTCTCTGTTAGATAGGCCATCAATAATCCTTTCTGGTAACCAGCTATCTCCTAATGTTAGTCAAATTAACATACTTTTACAGAAACACATCAAACATAAACATtctaaaacttttaattttatgaGAAATCaaggtatgttatatataaatgataacacTTGAACAAAAACAAGAACACTGCATTTGTGCAGTGATAAAAAAACATGTGACATTTAATAAactttaagcattattctcaatctTTTTAGGTATTATAAAGTAcatctgtaatagacaaaaaaCCGGAAGAACATTCTTCATATAAAAAAGAATGTCCatccgttttttgtctatgacttcataaccccccAAAATAATTGAGAATAGTACTAATAAGTTAATTTGAATCACAGAGGGTAAGCCTGGTCCCAGGTCTCAAAAAATAGTTGTTAGACGAAAATAACAGCCCTTTCCGAATATGACCCGTCTCACAACTATGCAAGTGTAAAGGGGTGTTGTTTTCATctgataaatataaaaagaaatccTTAGATAATAATGTAGCCCTTTCGGAATGTGACCCATCCCACGACTGCATAAATAGTCGTAGGACGGGTCACATTCGTGGAGGGCTATTATTTTCATCAGACAACCATTTTTTGTGAATTGGGATCGTGCCTACCTCCTTTGATTTGAATAactctttttttatttcaataaatcagTGAGGTACTATATTAGGCATTgatttttgtacttttatttatttttaaaataaaacaaatcaagtTGTGGCACATTGAAATCTTAGCCAATAGGAAGTAGTCTGGTCAAAGATTGTGCCGCTTTTAATATGACTGACGtacaaattcaatttttttcagaCTATGAAAAATAACCTCACCCTTCTAATCAATAGAAATGAATGTCACATAtataaagcatttttttttcatctatcTTATAAACTAGTTACAGTATTCAAATACACACAGCCTTAAAAAGGAAATTATCAACcaatgtttttaataaatggAATATAAACATGAATGTATATAGCCGATATAGAAAATCATAGCATAAAGACAATAATACCTGCAAAAACCTGAAGATGGCGTCAGTTGTTTCCATGGTTAGTCTGACATCTGTGTATTGTTGAATCTGTTTGGTGAGGAAACTAGCAGCCATGATACCCAGctacaaataaacaatcaaaGTTCAACCATGCCATTCATTTCTTCATTTggtaatttatttcataatcagATGTCACTACACATCAAATTCTTTGCTTGGAAAACattcaataatttatttgatttgaaaaaatcCCAAAAGTTTTCattcaatacattttaatttctttgcAAAAACTAGGACTGTTCAatttacttatacatgtatctggaaACCCTTGCTTGATCACttatattctgtctttgtatattgcaaagttatctacccttgtgaaTGGATGATAGTTCCACCACTAGTTTAACACCTTCCCGTTCGCATCGGTACATTTGTACCGATATGACTTTGATAACGTCATCTACCAAGTTCGAAGGCGTCACATTAACCTTTATATTCCTCGTAGAAacgaaatatttatatcaacggaatcagTGATTTCTCTATTTTATGTTCATATAAATTTCACAAGTTGGTTTGCTAGAATGAATTAGTGCGCTGTAAGTTTCCGTCAAAAAAACGTCCGTTAAAAAGTGCCGAAAATGCCGTTAAATTTGCCAGCGTTATTCGTGAAAAAACCGCTCGGAAAGTAAATATGAGATATTGCAGTGTTGAAATGACATATATCACTGAAAAGCTTAGATTGCAAGCAAGAAAAAGATGTTATTcatatgtctttattttattattttaaagaaaattttctCAAATGAAAAACATATGCGATGTTTTTCGTTAAAAATTCAGAGctggaatatatatatcagttaagATTATAACTTCATGAAAATACAGTGTGTTAATGCCACAGACAAATTCCTTTACAAATCAGCTTTAGATTTGAAAATTGGTTTTCTTGAAACGAAATTATCGCGATTTTACTTTACCCTACTCAAACGAAAATTCGCGACGTTACTTACAAATGTGTAACATTATGACGTTACGTTTCATTTACGTTTATCGTAACGTTATGATCATGATCCTGGAGAAGCACATTGGATGATTGTTTATCTAAATCAAATagatataccggtatatatatgtaatgctGCTGAAGATTACAGATATAGAATTTAAAGAAACTACTCAAAATACACTATGTAATCTGAAAATATCATCGCCTTCATATTATGGGATGTTAAATGTGAGATTACGGTGATTCTGACCTCGGACGGTCAACGTTGCGGCCCCGGAAACTCCTTTTTGATGGAATTATAGGTAATTATTACCACTGAAAATAATCCTTAAGCTAAAGCGTCTGTGAAAGTACttcaaattttgtacatgtatagaaaaaaTCAATCTATAGTATTGTCCTTGAGCGTCCATAGAAACGATGCATAATAAACTCATCAATTTTTGAAGCATTAGCAATTAATGTTAGGTTTAGACGTCGTTGAAACCAGttcaatcatcaaacattttatgaaacgGATAGATTTCAACTTGTTTACTTAAATATGTGAAATAGCGGGACTAGTAGCAGGTACATGTGCAGCACACGTAGGTAATACGTGTACAGTAAAGCATCTGTGAAAGTACttcaaattttgtacatgtatagaaaaaaTCAATCTAGAGTATTGTCCCTTGAGCGTCCATAGAAACGATGCATAATAAACTCTCATCAATTTTTGAAGCATTAGCAATTAATGTTAGGTTTAGACGTCGTTGAAACCAGttcaatcatcaaacattttatgaaacgGATAGATTTCAACTTGTTTTCTTAAATATGTGAAATAGCGGGACTAGTAGCAGGTACATGTGCAGCACACGTACATTGTAGGTAATAcgtgtacagtatacatgtacgtagttGTGACGGGTAAGTCGTGATAGCCATAGTTCTATTGTAcgtacgtgtacatgtacatgtagacctcGTGCACAAATTAACAGGGGCTCTGGATCCGTTTTGAAATAGTCTTAGGATAGGATGAATATAGAACTATTCGTAATAGATTGACATACGAACTATTTGTAATACACGTTTTGGTCGGTAAAATCAAATCGCCTTTTTTTTGTGAGTGACGACCGgtgcattataattatatgtatatacattgttcATATGCATATACATTATAATGCTCTCTTAATCTGTTTGCTTTAAAATGTTGACTCTAGTATCAGAATCAGTATAAAAAATGTAGTCTtgtgcacagggacctggcacgaaaatgtttaaccaactgtacatacatattatagtatctataatatatatatgtatactgttggttaaaatgttcttgtcaggtccctgtggtcttGTGgttcatatgtaaaatatagattatataCTAGAAATCTTGTGGTTCATAACTccataaacatataattaagtCATACTGATTACAAGTCAGATCTGTCATTTCCACTATTTTACACAACCAAATGAAAACTGAAAGGATGTCGGAGAAAGAGATATCATGGATGACTCTGCTacatagtttaaaaaaaaaaaagaaaacagattACAAATCATTTTTGCAATAACAGCctgtaatgaaatatataaagagtttggtttatatttatagatatcaTTTACAACAATGCTTCTCACAATTGATCGACAACATCCATATGAAAACGGTTAACagtaaataaaacgatttaatgtttaatgtgtaCATGTGATTATAAATGGTTACACAGCTCTAAGGAACTGACCAAAGGGCAGCGGCTATTTTCTTAAACATACGGTTTTCCCTTGGATCTAGATGAATACAACACTTGATTGATACTATTTCGTAAATGTagtgatttgaattgaatttgagtcaaattcatacatgtacagaaaatCAGAACCTGACTTAGTtgcttatcatatatatatcatggcataaaaaagaatgttttcCCTCTTAATCTATAACACAAGagtatttttttccatttgctCCGGCTTTCTATTATGCTGAGCTTCGGCTCAtctgtttgaaatatatatattatttatatagctCAATTGAATTGGTAGAGCATCAGGATAGTGTTTGGAGTGTCTCGGAATCTAAAAAGGCGAATATAAAAAACCCCGGTTAGTATGTTGAATCTTTGAGGGGCGATGAGTGAAAAGGAAGGAGATGATACTAATGTAATGGTTCTGGATCGGATCGATAGCCGACAACCAAGCAGCTCAATTGGTAGAGCATCCGGGAAGAGTTCGGATGGTCCCGGGTTTGAAACGGTTCTGGTCGTGCATTATCTCGCTCTTACCACAATAATAAGAAACCTGTCGGTCACAAAGATGTCAACTAacgatatacatatgtaggtacTGGTTATCAGAATGTCGGTACTGTTTAATCACGTGTTTTCCTTTCCTACAAAGAAACAAATGATTCTAGAGGGATCTTGCCGCCCACAAAAAATGGTCTTTGTCTGACATATGGCAGAGGGATCTTTTTCGCTGCTTTTcgatatcaaaatccaagatggcggccggtcggccatcttgttgaccgtttggtcccaaaatgcaatatgcacagctagggccctagggaaacctacatatgaaatttgaaagaaGATCCCTTAgatctttctgagaaatagcggtaacaagaatggttaactgacggacggacggaaggaagcacggacggaccacggacgaaaggcgatttcaatatcatcagatggtgggctaaaaaaccCCAGTAAATACCGTCATTCCTGGATCCACTCTAGTAGTATGTATGAGTTAAGCCTACATACTATTCAGCAATGCTTTGACAATgcttattttatgatatatgttGAAGTGTATACTCAtgcaaacatatacataacaaTTGGTCGTAACCATAGATCTCCAACGTTCCCACGGGATTAAAATGTTCTTACAACAAAACTTTTATTGCTTCTGCTTCTCAATTAATACCAAAAGTAATCTCCcgttttaatatatacatgtacatactatatacattttatgtcgacttaaaaataaacatgtcatcTCTGTAATATGAATGGAAACAAAGTCTTGCGACGAAGATGTTACACCATCTTTCATGTTCCAAGTTCATGACAAATTGGGAGTAAATGCAAACGTTTCCTCCAAAACAATGAGTAGTGTGCAAGAAtatgaattacctcccttgtgtcttgccgatgtacatatatataataatattaatattatatacatgtattttattctttatactactttgatttttcaattacCGTAGGTAACTCATATCTTTATCAATCCAAGGTTTTACTATGTTATGTGTAACTACTTACTTAATCAATACATGATTTTGCTGCCAATATTGTCATTTTAGCTGCTATTTTCTTCAAAGGTCACACTGATAATCTCTTTGCCAAAACTTTGTTGATCGTAATTAATGGGCTATCTCATAGGATTATCTTCAGAATTATCTGTAGTTTACATTGAATCTTCAAATTTAcagtttgtgttgttgttccgcCCGGTAAATGATCCAGAAAAGCAAAATggtgaattttttttcaataaaaaggtGATTTTGGTgatctttgacctttgacctttactaccataaaggtcaaaggtgaaaACTATATTTAGGAAAATGAAATTCAGGTGATATACTAATCAATGATGCATAACACTTTATGGTTCTATGCAGCCAACGTTTGGAATATAAGATATACAAAAAAGTGCTAATCTCACTTATTTAGCAGATCAAAAACACCCGAACAGGAAGGTGTTAAGAGTAAATGTTACTTGACTTGCTTTCTCTGATGTAATATAACATTATGTTTACAAGATAAAACATTCTGCACATATGATTTCATAACtttgtaatttgaaaatacaCGAACAgttttatatactgtaactaaaatatatttgtacatgAAACAAAAGCGAGAGTAATGTGTTGCCAGCCGCTCGGGCTCAAACCCATGACCCTAGACTTCCCTGTTCGTcactctaccaactgagctaaagggaaattccccctAGCATGAAGCTAGAAAAAACATACcactatgtacaattaaaacctttACACACACATTACCTCCACTGGGGAGTTGAGATTGGTCAGGATTTCTGAGTTGACATCAGGACGCTGAATGAGATCCCAGTTACCCTGTAGATAATGGTCTTTTTCCTTTACCTCTTCTTCTTCCTGTGACAACAAACATACATTGTTGTTATTGGCTGTGACTACAAAATTCAAAACTGACATCCACCAAAACAGGCCCCCTGTCCAAATTTCGTAAGTTGACCATCAGCTTCAATAACTGTAGCATACAGACTCAAACAGCCATGTCGGTTGTCATAAACCAATGGAAACCATTTCCAACATGATACAGACCCCAAACTCCCATAAATGCcaattcatatcaaaataaaatgactTAAAAATTGTGAACTCTTTAGAGGCCAAAAAcaccctatataccaattttgattgaaattggacaatttttcatttaatttcatagtggccatcttggatttctcaGGAAAATTCAATCACCTTTTGCACATCtaggtatataatatataccttCGCATATTTTTAAGTATAGTTAACAATGTAAATAATGACTACTTTACAGAATTTGTCAAGATAGATTTACATGTATCAGTTGTACCTACAAAATTAATGATATCAAATCAGCAAATCATTATGAACTACATATAATAGCTATCAATCTTATATCATTTTcagtataataaacaatttatggCCCCAGTGGCAGGGagatatgaaggtttatttaccaGCCCTTAGATGCTATATTTACCTTGTACAAACCATCTGGAAAGATTATACTTTcgggtaaataaaccttcatttCATTGGCATGGGggtcatatatatatggttgaCACTTACAGGCTCGGTAATAGATAGTGTCTGTGACACTCGCTTCGGTTTTGGGGGTGGCTTTGATACTGTCGCTGTACCTGGAGTTTTAGGTAACTTTCTCCTCTGTTTTTTAACTTCTCCAGAACAAATCTCCACAGTTTTGTCAGCAACTTCTACCACAGTTCCTACAATAcacagaaaatacatgtaagtcTGAATCGAAAGATGGTTCAGAAAAATTATGTTGTACATCAATTATTATAATAGGATAGAAAGATAGTAAAATGTATAAAGTAAAAAGTCAATAGTTCCATGCGAAGGtatgacaaaagaaaaaaaccttGAGACTTTGCCACAAGGCCTTTCTGCCTTCACAGGTGTCAAAATCACAAggtattttttcttttgtcataaaatgttaatgcaattgaaaacatttttaatagcTACGCAAAAGTCTTTATTGGTTCTGATGATGACTGGCCTAGCTCAATCAATCATTTTTGTATGATATCCTTGGTGTTAATGCTCCATCACATTCCTATTTGTCATTTACTTATTATCTATTGAGCTACTTTGTATCAACCTCCGATTCCTCCATGGAACCTTCACAGGCTAGCACCTTCAGGACGTTGGATTCATCCGCCATccctttatttacatatatcataGTCTATATTTTTAGTAAAATATGCAACACTATATGACACTGATcacaaatatagattttattgattcatctttaaaaaatatctatTAGAAGGCTCTGATAATGATGAGATGTAATTATATGTGTCTAAATTGGACTTGGTCAATCGTTACTGACGACCATGTAGCTCAAATCTGTAGAGCATCCGGCTGTAGTGTTTAGAAGTCTCTGAGTTCAAACCCTGCTCTGGCTACTAGTCTCTCTTCACCTCTTATATTGATTAAACACAATTAACAACAAAATAGATATGTCAGAAAAGAATTGTATATGTCAGTTACTTGATTACATCAGTAACATACCAATGAGGTGCGTTAATTACAAACTTACCGCTGATGACATTGACCTCCGACTGCAGAGCCTCATCCTGGATGAAACAGGGCAGGTCCTTATTTCCCGGGGCCATGGTGAGGCCCCCGGTGCTGCTAATAGACAGTCTAATGAGGGGGACACACACCTCCCCCGCCCCCTCGCTACTCTCACTACAGACATCTCCCTCTGTGTTCAGACCTATagatatacaaaattaaaacttagTCTTCTTCAGTTATGAACTCACGATAATGTCACATCTCCCTCTGTGTCCATGCAAACTTAATACAAAGTTCCTTCAGTtaaaacttttgttttcttcagTTTACAATAATCTAAttacatatgttacactcatttctattggttagatctttgaggttataTTACCATACACCAAAAGAATGGTGcgtcaagtattatgacgtcatacataaaGAACAGTTTCGTGGGAATTTTAAAAGTgtcacagtcattggccaaactgaattataggacaaaaaatatcaatacgCCTCAACTCCATTTGTTTTATGgttaaagtaagtaaaatcacgAAAATTTAATTAGTATCTGAGTGagttatttgaattaaattgtaagcattattctcaatatcttttggggtt
This genomic interval carries:
- the LOC138336270 gene encoding uncharacterized protein isoform X2 — protein: MTGLNTEGDVCSESSEGAGEVCVPLIRLSISSTGGLTMAPGNKDLPCFIQDEALQSEVNVISGTVVEVADKTVEICSGEVKKQRRKLPKTPGTATVSKPPPKPKRVSQTLSITEPEEEEVKEKDHYLQGNWDLIQRPDVNSEILTNLNSPVELGIMAASFLTKQIQQYTDVRLTMETTDAIFRFLQEIAGYQKGLLMAYLTETSEKLEEMPESERDRPMHRPAVKLLVELLRQILDPLSHVVLCVKLLRTFSHFPSNLTTMIQCQASAAILGTMAVYLKDEEVQEYGLDILARVATYRPNIRHKLPLRETGLEMILRAMNYHKNDVNITQSGCRTLANLTSTLQEMLDNLLDLDSTPDINEAVEKYEKLLCHLFENAIQVVQRSLQTFPDNITIKTDGRRFLFNYSKMTQITLKKKVWIQQHDASPEGDSDGELTEGTSSPVSVQDLTTPTTFLKVKVEDSNTKGILKHVGAELTGPEKKVRFPDEDCEESADSSTDEEEDEDEDDICAIGGEAVRRKLRNKSSRVDVCYGDEPILVVQKTEILSPDCFSGDSDGVFSNGEMMDDDDVFETCDKSEPSHNGQQSGVDLAGRSHDEIPGQVNNSCHGTIVSTTDGRQGMTCVVGSTESHSDTKAVNKDIGDVSPSRAASSSPSHQVSPQFYREPDVPFLIKVMYLTIVNFLSGLVLDDRDSFALDILDHPLRFLTEKSGALPKVLDFVTKHFEKSKTLMDVDPTFLISLIDAVRYKSLLFDLYKKSTLEVCTDLREDHSPEVTTLALATLIRIVKDTETFSTVTDPTFIGQMDTSLTVAEVKLQHFPELSQLQSVLHNN
- the LOC138336270 gene encoding uncharacterized protein isoform X1; the encoded protein is MDKDVDSIKFTIRDVKEDKFITISGTNQDFLIGLNTEGDVCSESSEGAGEVCVPLIRLSISSTGGLTMAPGNKDLPCFIQDEALQSEVNVISGTVVEVADKTVEICSGEVKKQRRKLPKTPGTATVSKPPPKPKRVSQTLSITEPEEEEVKEKDHYLQGNWDLIQRPDVNSEILTNLNSPVELGIMAASFLTKQIQQYTDVRLTMETTDAIFRFLQEIAGYQKGLLMAYLTETSEKLEEMPESERDRPMHRPAVKLLVELLRQILDPLSHVVLCVKLLRTFSHFPSNLTTMIQCQASAAILGTMAVYLKDEEVQEYGLDILARVATYRPNIRHKLPLRETGLEMILRAMNYHKNDVNITQSGCRTLANLTSTLQEMLDNLLDLDSTPDINEAVEKYEKLLCHLFENAIQVVQRSLQTFPDNITIKTDGRRFLFNYSKMTQITLKKKVWIQQHDASPEGDSDGELTEGTSSPVSVQDLTTPTTFLKVKVEDSNTKGILKHVGAELTGPEKKVRFPDEDCEESADSSTDEEEDEDEDDICAIGGEAVRRKLRNKSSRVDVCYGDEPILVVQKTEILSPDCFSGDSDGVFSNGEMMDDDDVFETCDKSEPSHNGQQSGVDLAGRSHDEIPGQVNNSCHGTIVSTTDGRQGMTCVVGSTESHSDTKAVNKDIGDVSPSRAASSSPSHQVSPQFYREPDVPFLIKVMYLTIVNFLSGLVLDDRDSFALDILDHPLRFLTEKSGALPKVLDFVTKHFEKSKTLMDVDPTFLISLIDAVRYKSLLFDLYKKSTLEVCTDLREDHSPEVTTLALATLIRIVKDTETFSTVTDPTFIGQMDTSLTVAEVKLQHFPELSQLQSVLHNN